One genomic window of Roseobacter ponti includes the following:
- a CDS encoding metal ABC transporter solute-binding protein, Zn/Mn family, whose translation MTRAHSLQKLTRRGLLGSAAGALALTVSAPVLRAAAPLNIVATTGMIADTAQRIGGDLVAVRGLMGPGVDPHGYRQTRSDIVAMTRADAVLWHGLYLEAQMESFLADLARKVPVFAVAEAVPQEKLLSHADYDGRYDPHVWMDPLLWQDVTLEITRALSSLQPESTDAFARNAEEFLGELDALSAYAVTHLSAVPQEKRVLVTAHDAFGYFGAAYGFEVVGIQGISTDSEAGLNRISELVSFLVTRGIGAVFVETSVSDRNIRALIEGAAAQGHDVTIAGALFSDAMGQEGTYEGTYPGMIDHNVTTIAAALGAEVPDRGRLGKLAVGS comes from the coding sequence ATGACGCGCGCGCATTCACTCCAGAAACTGACCCGGCGCGGGCTGCTTGGCAGCGCTGCGGGCGCGCTTGCTCTGACGGTAAGCGCACCTGTACTGCGCGCCGCAGCACCGCTGAATATTGTGGCCACGACGGGCATGATCGCTGATACGGCACAGCGCATCGGTGGTGATCTTGTGGCGGTACGCGGGTTGATGGGCCCGGGCGTTGACCCGCACGGTTACCGCCAGACACGCAGTGATATCGTTGCCATGACGCGTGCGGATGCAGTGCTCTGGCACGGGCTTTATCTGGAAGCGCAGATGGAGAGTTTTCTCGCGGATCTGGCCCGCAAGGTGCCGGTGTTTGCCGTTGCCGAAGCCGTGCCACAGGAGAAACTCCTGAGCCATGCCGACTATGACGGGCGCTATGATCCGCATGTCTGGATGGATCCCCTGCTCTGGCAGGACGTTACCCTTGAAATCACCAGAGCGCTGTCCTCGCTTCAGCCGGAGAGCACAGATGCTTTTGCGCGCAATGCGGAAGAATTCCTCGGGGAACTGGATGCGCTGAGCGCCTATGCGGTCACCCATCTGTCCGCAGTCCCGCAGGAAAAACGCGTTCTCGTGACGGCACATGATGCTTTTGGCTATTTCGGTGCGGCCTACGGGTTTGAAGTCGTGGGCATTCAGGGCATCTCGACCGACAGTGAAGCAGGTCTGAACCGCATTTCCGAACTGGTCAGTTTTCTGGTCACGCGCGGCATCGGTGCCGTGTTTGTTGAAACCTCGGTTTCTGACCGGAATATTCGTGCGCTGATTGAAGGTGCTGCGGCACAGGGCCATGATGTGACCATCGCTGGCGCTCTTTTCAGCGATGCGATGGGCCAGGAGGGAACCTACGAAGGGACTTACCCCGGCATGATTGACCACAACGTAACGACTATTGCAGCCGCGCTGGGAGCAGAAGTGCCCGATCGCGGGCGGCTTGGCAAACTTGCGGTGGGAAGCTGA
- a CDS encoding metal ABC transporter ATP-binding protein, producing the protein MSLHLATRNGTPAASDVQRKSPLAVRGLTVSYGQKPAVFSVDMTVVRGSMTAIIGPNGAGKSTLLKAALGILKPLAGMTTVFGDPVSDARDRIAYVPQRASVDWDFPTRVIDVVLMGLYPKLGLLGRVRKTHREQAMACLERVGMQDFAARQIGQLSGGQQQRVFLARALVQDADLYLLDEPFAGVDAATEKAIIVVLKSLRDAGKTVVAVHHDLSTVTEYFDHVFMINTRRIAEGTVEDAFTSENLQYTYGGRLGVAQTEQLSGTLG; encoded by the coding sequence ATGAGCCTTCATCTTGCAACACGAAACGGAACACCGGCCGCGTCGGACGTGCAGCGCAAAAGCCCGCTGGCGGTCCGTGGCCTGACGGTTTCCTACGGTCAGAAACCGGCCGTCTTTTCGGTCGACATGACCGTCGTGCGCGGCTCTATGACGGCCATTATCGGCCCCAACGGCGCTGGTAAATCGACCCTGCTGAAGGCTGCCCTTGGCATTCTCAAACCTCTGGCGGGCATGACCACGGTTTTCGGCGACCCTGTGAGCGACGCGCGAGACCGCATTGCTTATGTTCCGCAACGTGCTTCTGTCGACTGGGATTTTCCGACGCGCGTCATCGATGTGGTGCTGATGGGGCTTTATCCGAAGCTCGGCCTGCTGGGGCGGGTACGCAAAACTCATCGCGAGCAGGCGATGGCCTGTCTGGAACGCGTCGGCATGCAGGATTTTGCCGCGCGGCAGATCGGTCAGCTTTCAGGCGGCCAGCAGCAGCGGGTGTTTCTTGCCCGTGCTCTTGTGCAGGATGCTGACCTTTATCTGCTGGATGAGCCCTTCGCCGGTGTGGATGCAGCCACCGAGAAGGCCATTATCGTCGTGCTTAAATCTCTGCGGGACGCGGGCAAAACCGTTGTTGCAGTGCATCATGACCTGAGCACCGTGACCGAATATTTCGACCATGTTTTCATGATCAATACGCGGCGGATTGCTGAAGGAACGGTCGAAGATGCCTTCACCTCCGAAAATCTGCAATACACCTATGGCGGACGTCTCGGCGTTGCACAGACCGAGCAGCTGAGCGGGACGCTCGGCTGA
- a CDS encoding metal ABC transporter permease → MITDALLLQLGYNASLVTLGATLLGMAAGVGGTFLFLRKRALVSDAISHATLPGVALAFIVMVSLGGDGRSLVGLLAGAAGSAALGLLIVSWLSTRTRLAEDAAIGAVLSVFFGLGVVLLTVIQSMRSGQQAGLEGFLLGSTAGMLRSDAVIIAVSAALTLALVLLLRRPLTLASFDPGFATATGQNTARTDLAMMGIVLAVTVVGLKIVGLILIVALLIIPPVTARFWTERTDRVVLVSGLIGGLSAYIGAALSAALPDLPTGPIIVLAGFAFFVISLILAPRRGVLAAWVHHRAFQKSVHLRQGLLALAQGQPIYEPLTLRLLRREGWALPDGVATDEGRGRAARALLDETRWQIIRRDPSFEAAAAHYDGLTPIERVLTADQIAEVDTRLPSARVVAP, encoded by the coding sequence ATGATCACCGACGCGCTGCTCCTGCAACTGGGGTACAATGCGAGCCTGGTGACGCTGGGTGCGACGCTTCTGGGAATGGCGGCGGGCGTGGGCGGGACGTTTCTTTTCCTGCGCAAACGCGCCCTCGTGAGCGATGCGATTTCACATGCCACTCTGCCCGGTGTCGCGCTGGCCTTTATCGTTATGGTCAGTCTGGGGGGCGACGGGCGCAGCCTTGTCGGTCTGCTGGCCGGGGCTGCGGGGTCTGCCGCACTTGGTCTGCTGATTGTCTCCTGGCTCAGCACCCGGACACGGCTTGCAGAGGATGCAGCGATCGGCGCGGTTCTGTCGGTGTTTTTCGGGCTCGGCGTGGTGTTGCTGACCGTGATCCAGAGCATGCGCTCGGGTCAGCAGGCGGGGCTGGAAGGGTTTCTGCTGGGCTCCACAGCCGGGATGCTGCGCTCTGACGCAGTGATTATAGCAGTGTCTGCGGCTCTGACGCTGGCGCTTGTTCTGCTGCTGCGCCGCCCGCTGACGCTTGCGTCTTTTGATCCGGGGTTTGCCACGGCAACCGGCCAGAACACGGCGCGTACGGATCTTGCGATGATGGGCATTGTGCTTGCGGTGACGGTGGTCGGGCTCAAGATCGTGGGCCTTATTCTGATCGTGGCGTTGCTGATTATTCCACCCGTCACGGCCCGGTTCTGGACCGAGCGCACTGACCGGGTGGTGCTGGTTTCAGGACTTATCGGCGGGCTTTCTGCCTATATCGGTGCGGCGCTTTCAGCGGCACTTCCCGATCTGCCCACCGGCCCGATTATTGTGCTGGCGGGGTTTGCGTTTTTCGTGATCTCTCTCATTCTGGCGCCCCGCCGCGGGGTACTTGCGGCCTGGGTGCACCACCGCGCCTTTCAGAAAAGCGTGCATCTGCGGCAGGGTCTTCTGGCCCTGGCGCAGGGACAGCCCATCTACGAGCCGCTGACGCTGCGGCTGTTGCGGCGCGAGGGCTGGGCACTGCCGGACGGTGTTGCAACAGACGAAGGCCGGGGGCGGGCTGCGCGGGCACTTCTGGACGAGACCCGCTGGCAGATCATCCGCCGTGATCCGTCCTTTGAGGCAGCCGCCGCGCATTATGACGGGCTGACCCCCATTGAACGGGTGCTGACCGCCGATCAGATCGCTGAGGTCGACACAAGGCTGCCCTCGGCGCGCGTGGTTGCGCCATGA
- a CDS encoding metal ABC transporter permease: MMGAEFVSLSLPPVIIGICVAVACALPGNFLVLRRQALIGDAISHVVLPGIVVAFLLTGAVSTWPMLLGAAGAAVLAVAAIETIRRVGRIEPGAAMGVVFTTMFAGGVLLLEQSDTSSVHLDVEHALYGNLESLIWLDASGWGSLLDPDALAGLPVELVRMAATLAGVILFMFVFWRPLKISTFDEGFAQTMGMRTGALGLALVIVSAIAAVAAFDAVGSIIVIAMFICPPAAARMMTNRLERQVAWSVLFAVIAAVAGYVIAGYGPVWMGFAASVSAAGMIATLSGVILGLAAALGPHRRRGGTA; encoded by the coding sequence ATGATGGGCGCCGAATTCGTCTCGCTCTCGCTGCCGCCGGTGATCATCGGTATCTGCGTGGCAGTGGCCTGTGCTCTGCCCGGTAACTTTCTGGTGCTGCGGCGCCAGGCGCTGATCGGGGACGCGATCAGCCATGTGGTTCTGCCGGGGATCGTCGTGGCCTTTCTGCTGACCGGGGCGGTCTCGACGTGGCCCATGCTGCTGGGCGCGGCAGGTGCCGCAGTGCTGGCTGTTGCGGCAATCGAGACCATCCGTCGTGTGGGGCGCATTGAACCCGGCGCGGCCATGGGTGTCGTCTTTACCACGATGTTCGCGGGCGGGGTGTTGCTGCTGGAGCAGTCCGATACCTCCTCTGTGCATCTCGATGTGGAACACGCACTCTACGGTAACCTGGAAAGCCTGATCTGGCTGGATGCCAGCGGCTGGGGCTCGCTGCTCGACCCGGACGCTCTGGCAGGGCTGCCGGTGGAGCTTGTGCGTATGGCCGCAACACTTGCCGGTGTGATCCTCTTTATGTTTGTGTTCTGGCGTCCGTTGAAAATCTCGACCTTCGACGAAGGGTTCGCGCAGACCATGGGCATGCGCACCGGCGCTCTGGGTCTCGCGCTTGTGATCGTTTCCGCCATCGCGGCGGTCGCGGCCTTTGATGCGGTAGGCAGCATTATCGTGATCGCCATGTTCATCTGTCCGCCGGCTGCCGCCCGGATGATGACAAACAGGCTTGAACGGCAGGTGGCCTGGTCGGTGCTTTTTGCGGTGATTGCTGCTGTCGCGGGCTATGTAATCGCGGGCTACGGTCCGGTCTGGATGGGTTTTGCCGCCTCTGTTTCGGCAGCGGGCATGATTGCCACCCTCTCCGGCGTGATCCTTGGCCTTGCGGCAGCTCTGGGCCCGCACCGCAGGCGCGGGGGCACGGCCTAG
- the uraH gene encoding hydroxyisourate hydrolase has product MPDGYLTTHVLDTGRGCPAAGLSITLYRLSGDAREEIARAVTNTDGRTDTPILPKGAFETGNYELVFDAQSYLDGCGVPPESPRFLAEIPIRFGISDPDSHYHVPLLLSPFGYSTYRGS; this is encoded by the coding sequence ATGCCCGACGGATATCTGACAACGCATGTACTCGACACAGGCAGAGGCTGCCCGGCGGCGGGGCTCAGCATCACGCTCTACCGGCTGAGTGGCGATGCGCGCGAAGAAATCGCCCGTGCCGTAACAAATACTGACGGACGTACTGACACCCCGATTCTGCCCAAAGGCGCGTTTGAAACCGGGAACTACGAGCTGGTCTTTGATGCGCAAAGTTATCTCGACGGATGCGGTGTGCCGCCGGAATCACCGCGCTTTCTGGCGGAAATACCGATCCGGTTCGGCATTTCCGATCCCGACAGCCATTACCATGTGCCGCTGCTTTTGTCGCCTTTCGGGTACTCGACCTATCGCGGCAGCTAG
- the puuE gene encoding allantoinase PuuE produces the protein MNRYPRDFRGYGAAPPDAAWPDGARIAVQFVLNYEEGGENNVLHGDAASEAFLSEIVGAQPWPGQRHWNMESIYDYGARAGFWRLHRLFTGARIPLTIYGVATALARAPEQVEAMQQAGWEIASHGLKWIDYKDHSEADERADMMEAIRLHREVTGDGPRGWYTGRCSVNTVAMAAATGQFDYISDTYDDDLPYWIRAGKRDQLIIPYTLDCNDMRFATPQGFNSGDQFFAYLRDSFDALYAEGAAGAAKMMSVGLHCRLIGRPGRVQALRRFIDYIQGFEGVWCPRRIDIADHWARHHPPARLTRPSQMPKAGFIAAWGGIFEHSEWIAERAFDAELGPAHDSAAGLHSALARVFRSATVKERMAVLKAHPDLAGKLAAAKRLTEDSTTEQASAGLDVLTDAERETFEALNGEYVKKHGFPFIIAVRDHDKDGILRAFRRRVANETDDEFTEACRQVERIARLRLEAVL, from the coding sequence GTGAACCGCTACCCCAGAGATTTCAGAGGCTATGGTGCAGCACCGCCCGATGCTGCCTGGCCCGATGGCGCTCGGATCGCTGTGCAGTTTGTGCTCAACTACGAAGAGGGCGGCGAAAATAATGTGCTGCATGGAGATGCCGCCTCCGAGGCGTTTTTATCGGAGATTGTCGGCGCACAACCCTGGCCCGGACAGCGGCACTGGAACATGGAATCGATCTATGACTACGGCGCGCGCGCTGGGTTCTGGCGATTGCACCGGCTTTTCACCGGCGCCCGCATCCCGCTGACCATATACGGTGTCGCCACAGCGCTGGCACGCGCGCCTGAGCAGGTCGAAGCGATGCAGCAGGCGGGCTGGGAAATCGCGAGTCACGGGCTGAAATGGATTGACTACAAAGATCACAGCGAAGCCGACGAGCGCGCCGATATGATGGAAGCCATACGCCTGCACCGGGAGGTCACCGGCGACGGTCCCCGCGGCTGGTACACAGGCCGCTGTTCCGTGAATACCGTGGCGATGGCAGCGGCGACCGGCCAGTTTGATTACATCTCGGACACCTATGACGATGATCTGCCCTACTGGATCCGTGCGGGCAAACGCGACCAGCTGATCATCCCCTATACGCTTGATTGTAACGACATGCGCTTTGCCACGCCTCAGGGATTCAATTCGGGCGATCAGTTCTTTGCCTATCTGCGCGATTCCTTTGATGCGCTTTACGCCGAAGGCGCAGCGGGCGCAGCGAAAATGATGTCCGTGGGTCTGCATTGCCGGCTCATCGGGCGCCCGGGCCGGGTGCAGGCGCTGCGCAGATTTATTGATTATATCCAGGGTTTTGAGGGCGTCTGGTGCCCGCGGCGGATTGATATTGCGGACCATTGGGCCCGACATCATCCGCCAGCCCGCCTGACGCGCCCGTCGCAGATGCCGAAAGCCGGGTTTATCGCGGCCTGGGGCGGTATCTTTGAGCATTCCGAATGGATCGCTGAACGTGCGTTTGACGCTGAGCTTGGCCCCGCCCACGACAGCGCCGCAGGTCTGCATTCAGCGCTGGCGCGGGTGTTCCGCAGTGCAACCGTGAAAGAGCGCATGGCCGTGCTGAAGGCGCATCCGGATCTGGCCGGTAAACTGGCGGCAGCAAAGCGCCTGACAGAGGACAGCACGACAGAGCAGGCCAGCGCCGGGCTCGATGTGCTGACGGATGCCGAGCGGGAAACATTTGAGGCACTTAACGGTGAGTATGTGAAAAAGCACGGGTTTCCTTTCATTATCGCGGTTCGCGATCATGACAAAGACGGTATTCTGCGCGCTTTCCGACGGCGCGTTGCCAACGAAACCGATGATGAATTCACCGAAGCCTGCCGGCAGGTCGAGCGCATTGCGAGGCTGCGGCTGGAGGCGGTACTGTGA
- a CDS encoding bifunctional allantoicase/(S)-ureidoglycine aminohydrolase: protein MSYAFPPGGLPDQLQSPEGTAVFTEAYAVLPAITQRDIVTSFLPGWQNTRVWILARPLTGFAETFSQYAVEVEPEGGSATPEPDVHAQAVIFVASGTARLTLGQDFYDLRAGSYVYIPPSAVWTFWNTSDQPCRFHWIRKRYEPGEGTSVPDALVTHETDVPAISMPGCNDTWATQRFLEPLDLDYDFHVNIVNFLPGGRIPFAETHVMEHGLYVLQGTADYLLNKDWVSVGPGDFIWLRAFCPQACIATGDEPFRYLLYKDVNRHAKL from the coding sequence GTGAGCTATGCTTTCCCGCCCGGCGGCCTGCCTGACCAGTTGCAAAGCCCTGAAGGCACTGCTGTTTTCACTGAGGCCTACGCCGTCCTGCCAGCGATCACCCAGCGCGATATCGTCACCAGTTTTCTGCCGGGATGGCAGAACACGCGCGTGTGGATTCTCGCCCGCCCCCTGACCGGTTTTGCCGAAACCTTCTCGCAATATGCGGTCGAGGTCGAACCCGAAGGCGGCAGTGCCACGCCGGAACCCGACGTGCACGCTCAGGCCGTGATTTTTGTGGCCAGCGGGACGGCCCGGCTCACGCTGGGGCAGGATTTCTACGATCTGCGGGCCGGCAGCTATGTTTATATCCCGCCAAGCGCTGTCTGGACGTTCTGGAACACCAGCGACCAACCCTGCCGGTTTCACTGGATCCGCAAACGCTATGAGCCCGGCGAAGGCACCAGTGTGCCGGATGCGCTGGTGACCCATGAAACCGACGTGCCGGCGATTTCAATGCCCGGCTGCAACGATACCTGGGCGACCCAGCGGTTTCTCGAACCTCTTGACCTGGATTACGATTTTCATGTGAACATCGTGAATTTTCTGCCCGGCGGGCGCATCCCTTTTGCTGAGACCCATGTCATGGAGCACGGGCTGTATGTGTTGCAGGGCACGGCGGACTATCTGCTCAACAAAGACTGGGTTTCGGTGGGTCCCGGTGATTTTATCTGGCTGCGCGCCTTCTGCCCGCAGGCCTGTATCGCGACGGGGGATGAGCCGTTCCGCTATCTGCTCTATAAAGACGTGAACCGTCACGCAAAGCTATGA
- a CDS encoding ureidoglycolate lyase, translated as MTRVITCQPLTTAAFAPFGDVLDCSGDPDRMINAGLCGRYHDRAQLDFGEGGRAGISLFRATPRSLPYEVELLERHPEGSQAFIPMTENPFLVIVAPDAGGHPGPPQAFLTAPRQGINFHAGTWHGVLTPLAAPGIFAVVDRIGETANLEEVFLDPPCQVVS; from the coding sequence ATGACGCGCGTGATCACCTGCCAGCCCCTGACTACTGCGGCTTTTGCCCCGTTCGGTGATGTTCTCGACTGTTCGGGTGATCCCGACCGGATGATCAACGCCGGTCTTTGCGGCCGCTATCACGACCGCGCACAACTCGATTTCGGGGAAGGGGGCCGCGCGGGCATCAGTCTGTTTCGCGCGACGCCCCGCAGTCTGCCTTACGAGGTGGAACTTCTTGAGCGCCACCCTGAGGGAAGCCAGGCTTTCATCCCGATGACAGAGAACCCTTTTCTGGTGATTGTCGCCCCCGATGCCGGCGGTCACCCGGGCCCCCCGCAGGCCTTTCTGACGGCCCCCCGCCAGGGCATCAACTTTCACGCGGGCACCTGGCACGGTGTTCTGACACCGCTTGCGGCGCCCGGAATATTTGCAGTGGTGGACCGCATTGGGGAAACCGCCAACCTCGAAGAGGTTTTCCTTGATCCACCCTGCCAGGTGGTTTCATAA
- a CDS encoding uracil-xanthine permease family protein, giving the protein MTDTTTGAWSDPDQTPPLSQAVPLGLQHVLAMFASNVTPSIIVAGAAGLAFGGPEQVYLIQMAMLFAGIATLFQTVGLGPIGARLPIMQGTSFAFVGVLAGVAATQGLSVALSACIIGGVLHFILGGFIRHLRWLFPPLVTGLVILAIGLYLIPVAIKYAAGGAASFQMEAESFGSLKHWSVALSVVIVALVLKFFTKGTLSNAAILVGLIVGYILAFVLGMVNFGAVGNAAWFTAITPLPYGFEFSLGAVIAVTLVSVVSAIETVGDTSATTKAGAGREATDAEISGATYADGLGTAIAGVFGGLPNTSFSQNVGIVGMTGIMSRHVVTIGALVLILCGLVPKIGAVIASMPLPVLGGGVIVMFGMVAAAGLNVLSEVNMNRRNMVIIAVSLAAGLGLNLVPTAVQYLPGVVKTLATSAVAPTALVAVVLNQLLPEEI; this is encoded by the coding sequence ATGACAGATACAACCACCGGCGCCTGGAGCGATCCGGATCAGACGCCGCCGCTTTCACAGGCCGTGCCTCTCGGGCTGCAACACGTGCTGGCGATGTTCGCCTCCAACGTTACGCCATCCATAATCGTGGCGGGGGCTGCCGGCCTGGCCTTTGGCGGACCCGAGCAGGTTTATCTCATTCAGATGGCGATGCTTTTTGCAGGGATCGCCACGCTTTTTCAGACTGTGGGCCTTGGCCCCATAGGGGCGCGTCTGCCGATCATGCAGGGCACAAGCTTTGCCTTTGTCGGTGTGCTGGCGGGTGTGGCTGCCACGCAGGGCCTCAGCGTGGCGCTCAGCGCCTGTATCATCGGCGGTGTGCTGCACTTTATTCTGGGCGGCTTTATCCGCCATCTGAGGTGGCTCTTTCCGCCTCTGGTGACCGGCCTCGTGATCCTCGCCATCGGTCTTTATCTGATCCCGGTTGCGATCAAATACGCAGCAGGCGGTGCCGCCTCGTTCCAGATGGAAGCCGAAAGCTTCGGATCGCTGAAACACTGGTCTGTTGCTCTTTCCGTGGTCATCGTTGCTCTGGTCCTGAAGTTTTTCACCAAAGGCACACTGTCCAACGCGGCCATCCTTGTGGGTCTCATTGTCGGCTATATCCTTGCTTTTGTGCTGGGGATGGTGAATTTCGGGGCTGTGGGCAATGCCGCATGGTTTACGGCGATTACGCCGCTGCCCTATGGATTCGAGTTCTCCCTGGGCGCCGTAATTGCCGTCACGCTGGTCTCGGTGGTTTCGGCCATCGAAACGGTTGGTGACACCTCCGCCACCACCAAAGCCGGCGCAGGACGCGAGGCGACCGATGCGGAAATCTCAGGCGCCACCTATGCGGACGGGCTTGGCACGGCAATCGCGGGGGTCTTCGGGGGCCTGCCGAATACTTCGTTCAGTCAGAACGTCGGCATCGTCGGCATGACCGGCATCATGAGCCGCCATGTGGTGACCATCGGGGCGCTTGTCCTGATCCTCTGCGGTCTCGTGCCCAAGATCGGTGCCGTCATCGCCTCCATGCCTCTGCCGGTGCTCGGTGGCGGGGTGATCGTTATGTTCGGTATGGTTGCCGCCGCCGGTCTGAATGTGCTCAGCGAGGTGAATATGAACCGGCGCAATATGGTCATCATCGCCGTGTCGCTGGCTGCCGGACTTGGTCTCAATCTTGTGCCCACCGCCGTGCAATACCTGCCAGGTGTTGTGAAAACGCTCGCGACATCTGCCGTGGCGCCCACAGCTCTGGTGGCTGTCGTTCTCAACCAGCTGTTGCCGGAAGAAATCTGA
- a CDS encoding urate hydroxylase PuuD: protein MYDLAAMAAWIEFGVRWLHVITAIAWIGSSFYFIALDLGLHRDRNLASGADGEEWQVHGGGFYHIQKYLVAPDNMPDGLIWHKWQSYWTWISGFILLVLVYYLGAEFYLIDPAVLDIGASQAIVISLASLAFGWIVYTTLCRIFVDANQTTLMLALFAVLVGMSWFYTQVFTGRAAMLHLGAFTATIMSANVFMVIIPNQKIVVDDLINGRTPDAKYGKIAKQRSTHNNYLTLPVIFLMLSNHYPLAFATGNTWIIASLVFLMGVTIRHYFNSMHARQGNPHWTWAVTALIFIVIMWLSVAPMRGSDEPEEATGPALRFAQAEGFEDVHDIVLGRCSMCHAAEPVWEGLLWPPGGVRLETENQIARQARDIYLQAGLSHAMPPANLSWITSEERAQIVAWYRAATGG, encoded by the coding sequence ATGTACGATCTCGCCGCAATGGCTGCCTGGATTGAATTCGGGGTCCGCTGGCTGCATGTGATTACCGCCATTGCCTGGATCGGATCGTCTTTTTACTTCATTGCGCTGGATCTGGGTCTGCACCGTGACCGCAATCTCGCGTCGGGTGCTGACGGCGAAGAGTGGCAGGTTCACGGCGGTGGCTTTTACCACATCCAGAAGTATCTCGTGGCCCCCGATAATATGCCGGACGGGCTGATCTGGCATAAATGGCAGAGCTACTGGACATGGATCAGCGGCTTTATCCTTCTGGTGCTGGTCTATTACCTCGGGGCGGAATTCTACCTTATTGATCCCGCCGTTCTGGATATCGGCGCCTCGCAGGCAATCGTGATTTCGCTTGCCTCACTGGCCTTTGGCTGGATCGTTTATACGACGCTCTGCAGGATTTTTGTCGATGCCAATCAGACGACGCTGATGCTGGCGCTTTTTGCGGTGCTGGTGGGCATGTCATGGTTTTATACACAGGTCTTCACCGGGCGTGCGGCGATGCTGCACCTGGGGGCTTTCACGGCCACGATCATGAGTGCCAATGTCTTTATGGTGATCATCCCGAACCAGAAAATCGTGGTCGATGATCTGATCAACGGCCGAACACCGGATGCGAAATACGGCAAGATCGCCAAGCAGCGGAGCACGCATAACAACTATCTGACGCTGCCGGTGATCTTTCTGATGCTGAGCAACCATTATCCGCTGGCCTTTGCCACGGGCAACACCTGGATCATCGCCAGCCTTGTGTTTCTGATGGGCGTCACAATCCGGCATTACTTTAATTCGATGCACGCGCGTCAGGGCAACCCGCACTGGACCTGGGCTGTGACCGCGCTGATTTTCATTGTGATTATGTGGCTCTCGGTGGCACCCATGCGCGGCTCTGATGAGCCCGAAGAGGCCACCGGCCCGGCTTTGCGCTTTGCCCAGGCCGAAGGGTTTGAAGATGTGCATGATATCGTTCTGGGCCGGTGCTCGATGTGCCACGCGGCTGAGCCGGTCTGGGAGGGGCTGCTCTGGCCACCCGGGGGCGTGCGTCTGGAGACGGAAAACCAGATCGCGCGGCAGGCCCGCGACATCTATCTGCAGGCCGGTCTCAGCCACGCGATGCCCCCGGCAAACCTCTCGTGGATCACCAGCGAGGAACGCGCGCAGATCGTCGCGTGGTATCGCGCCGCAACCGGCGGATAG